AGCAGAAACCCGACTTGCCGCAGCTCGCCAGGGCCGGTACCGTCTCGCCCTCGAGCTGGAGGTCGAAGAGGACGTTCTGCGTGGTCATGTCGTAGATGCCGTGAGGGGACTCCTGGAAGAACCACACCAGCTCGCCCGTGTCGAGGGAGAGGGCGGCGATGCCGTTCGAGTAGAGGTTGTCCCCGGGACGCATCAGGTCGATGTGTCCCGGCGCCGGGTTCCCGGTCGAGACGAACAGGAGACGGCGCTCGACGTCGACGGTGGGGATCTGCCAGGGCGAGGCGGAGCCGGCGGCCCACCCGAGGCCGTAGCGCTCGCTGAGCTCGCGCTCGGCCGCCAGGTCGCGGTCGAGCGGTGCCCCGCCGTACGCGGTCTCGACGAAGTCCCCGGTCCAGTCGCCCTCACGCGTCGTGTACCAGCGCCAGACCTCGTCGCCCGTCTCGGCGTCGAGGGCCGCCACGAACGCCCGTCGGCCGAGGTTCGCGAGGATCCACGCCTCACCGGGGTCCTCGCCCCTGGCGACGGCGTCCGCGAGCAGGTCGGGGTCTACCGCGTTCACCTCGAAGCGCGTCGCCGTGACCACGACCTTGCCGTCGTAGACCAGGGGTGCCCAGCGGAAGTTGTACGGCATGGGCGCGGGCGCCTCCGCGCCCTCCGGCACGAGGCGGCCGGCGTCGAAGGGCGGCACCTTGACGTCCCAGACGACCTCGCCGGTCTCCTGGTCCAGCGCGATCACGCGCTCGTCCTCGGTGGCGACGTAGACCTTCCCGTAGCCGACGGCGGGCCCGCGGTTGCGCTCGCCGCTCACCTCGCGGGACATCTCGTGGTCGTAGCGCCACAGCTCGACGCCGGTGGCGGCGTCCAAGGCCGAGACGTCGCTCCCGGCCGACGTCACGTAGAGGACGCCGTCGACGACCAAGGGGTGCGTCTGCGTGATGCCGGGAGCCCCCATCTGGTAGATCCACGCCGGGGCGAGCCGCGAGACGCTCTGGCGGTCGATCTGGTCCAGGGTGGAGAAGCGCTGCCCGCCGAGGTCGCCGCCGTAGGTCAGCCAGTTGTGCGGCTCCTGGGCGGCGGCCTCGAGCCGGTCGTCGTCGACGAGGCCGGGTGTCTGCGCCAAGGCGAACCACGCCAGCGAGAGGACCAGACCAGAGCCGATAACCATAGCCCTCCGACTGCCCATGCGCAACACCTCCTTGGCGCGAACGAGGACGCGGGAAGACCACGACGTGACGCGAGTTGCGGGGATGCTAGCGCCGCCGCCGGCCGGCGACCGTCCCACGGAACCGAGGCGCTGCTCCCGTCCCACGGGGCGACGTCGGGCGGCGCGCTCGGCGACCGGCGCCTCTGGCGCGGGCCCCTCTCGGGGGCGAGTACTTCATCGCGCCCGCCGCGCGAGGGCGGGTAACGTCCGGCCATGCGCACTCGGAGCGGCGTCGTGCTCCTCGACCGCGACCGCGTCTGCCTGATCCAGCGTGTCAGGGACGGGAGGACCTACTTCTCGTTCCCAGGGGGCGGCGTCGAGCCGGGCGAGACCCCGGAGCAGGCGGCGGCCAGGGAGGCGCTCGAGGAGCTGGGCGTCGAGGTGGTGCTCGAGCGGCTGGTCGCCGACCTCCACCTCCGCGGGCGCAGGCAGTACTACTACCTGGCGCGGATCGTCGGCGGACGCTTCGGCAGCGGCCAGGGCGAGGAGATGTCGAGCGCCGTCGACTCGGAGCGCGGCAGCTACACGCCCGTGTGGGTGACGCTCGAGCACGCCAGGCACGCCGACGTGAGGCCGCGCGAGCTGTCCCGCGCGCTCCTCAGCGGGTCGCTGGCGAGCGGCCGGGTCCTCCGCGGCGGTAGGGTGTGAGCGCCTTGCTGTTCGTCGTCGTGGTCGACCTGGCGTTCGTGGGCGCCAGCGTCTACCTGATCGCCGAGGACCACCTGCTGCCCGGGCTCGTGATGATGCTGATGAGCATGGTCGCCACCGGCCTGCTGGTCGTGCGGCTCGTGGCGCGGGCTCCGGTGGCGCGCGAGCGCCGGACCGGGGCGCCGCTGTTCACGCCGAGCCGGCTGCAGCCCGAGGTGGTGGCCCTCGAGCCGGAGCTCGAGGACACGATCGCCGCGCTGGCCAGGGAGAACAAGATCGCGGCGGTCAAGCGCGTGATCGAGCTGACCGGCGCGAGTCTCAGGACGGCCAAGGACTACGTCGAGGGCCTGTCGCGGGGCCGTTGACGGCGGCCTCGCGCGCCGCCCTGCCTACTCCAGGGCGATGAGGTCGTCGAACTCGGAGTCGACATCGGGGTTCGCCCGCGCCACCTCGCTGCCGCGCGTCGCCCAGGCCGGGAACGGGAACGTCACCAGCAGCGGCACGGGCAGGTCGGGCTGGTGCACGATCATCGAGCCGGGGCTGAGGATGCCGGCGCGCTCCTGCATGGTGCTCGGCAGGAACCGGTACTCGGGCCGTGCGGCCTCGGCCATGTCGAGGCGGCCCACGACGCGGATCGCGGCGTTGCTGACCACGCGCCGCTCGACCTCGCTGGCCGTCTGCTGCGCTCCGATGAGGATGACCCCGAGGCTGCGCCCGCGCTCGGCGATGTCGAGGAGCGTCTCCTTGATCGGGCTCTCCTCCTGGGCCGGCGCGTACTTGTTCAGCTCGTCGAGCACGACGTAGACGGTCCCGGGGCTGCGCCCGGCCGCCTCGCGCTTCTCGAACACGTCCCGCAGCACCACGCCCACCACGAACGCCTGCGCGACGCTGTGCAGGTCGTGGATGTCGACGACGTGCACCATGTCGCTGCTGGCCAGCGGGTCGAGGCGCGCCCTCTCGAGCTCACGCGGCGGCAGGTCGCCGCGCACGAGGTGCCTGACGTGCCTCACGGCCCCGCGGAAGCGGCGGACGAAGGCGTGGACCGTACCCAGCTGGTGGCTGCCCGCCCAGTGACCCGCACGCAGGAGCTCCCCGACGTGGTCGGCAAGCTCGTCGAGCGTCTCGATCCTCACCCGGCCGTCGGCCTCCAGGCCCTCCACGGTGCCGCGCGCCGCTTCCCCGTCCCACTCGCCGCCCGCGTCGCCGGGCGGCAGGAACACGTGCGGCCCCTCCTGGCCCGCGGTGAGGCGCTTGAGGCGCTCCGCGACCTCCTCCGTGAGGAACTGGACCATCTGGCTGCCCGGGTCGAGGGCGAAGAGGTAGGGCAGCATGCCCTGCCGGCAGAACTCGAGGAGCGACCAGGCGTAGGGCGTGGCGGTGGCGCCGGCCGGCGCCTGGCAGGCGAGGCGCTCGGCGCCGGCCAGGCCGGGCCGGGGCGGGAGACGGCAGGCGACGCGCTCGAACGGCCCGGCGGGCAGCCCCAGCAGGTCGTAGCGCGACGCCAAGGCCAGACCGGCCTCCTCGCAGTAAGCCTTCTCGTCCTCGGCGCAGCGGGCGTTGGGCTTGTCGAGGAACAGGAGGTCGTTGCCCTTGACGTTGAAGACCACGGCCTTGACGTCCTGGCGGTTCCGCGCCACGTACTGACCGTCCGGCCGTCGCGCGTTGAGGACGCTGTAGAGCAGCCACGTCGCGAAGCTCGTCTTCGTGGCCACGCCCGAGACCCCGCTGATGTTCACGTGGCCGCCCGCGACCCCGCTGAGGAAGTCGTAGTTCACGTACGCCGGCTGGCCGTTGCGCAGCACGCCCACGGGCAGGGCGGCGTCCCTCATGCGGTCGACGTAGAGCGCCCGCGCCAGGTCCTCGCCCAGCGCGAGCCTGACCGGCGCGCCCGGCCGCGGCGGCCTGAGGACGTCGGGGGCGAAGCGCAGCACGCGCGCGTGCGCCATGAGGATGCGGCGCCCGTAGCTCGCGCCTTGCTCGAGCAGCTCGGTGTCGCCGGGGAACGTGAGCCCCTCGACGCTGTCGATGAGGTCGTCGACGACCGCGTACACGGTCACGGGACGGGCCTCGTTGAAGGGGTTGAAGACGTCGACGGCCACGAGCTCGTCGAGCTGCACGCGCGCCCGCTCCTCGAGCTTGAACCAGAACTCGAGCGGCCGGCTGCGGTCGTTGGCGAGGACGATGCCGACGTTCACGCCGCCAGCGCCCCCCGCAGCGCGCCGAGCAGCAGCTCGCGGTCGCCGAACGTCCGCCTGAGGTCGCTCTCGAGGTTCTTGACGATGAGGAGCTGCTGCGGCGCCCGCGCGTCGTGGTGGTAGTCGGCGCTGTAGCGGGGCAGGGTCGCGGCGCTCCAGTCGGCGAGGGCGCGGGCCTCGTCGCGCGACAGCGCGCTGTTGGCCTGCACCCGCACGAGGCCCTGGCGGGGGTCCACGCCTCTGGCCGGCGGCCGCGGGCGGATCACCCACTCGAGCCTGTCGCCCAGGCTGCGGTCGCCCGCCCTCACCAAGTAGACCGGCGTCCTCTGGCCCGGCTCGAGCGCGTCCAGCACCGCGTGGTGCGAGCCGGGCAGGCGCTCGCGGCGCGTGGTCTTCACGTAGCCGAGCACGTTCTGGAACGAGCCCGAGCGCTTGAGCGGCCCGTCCTCGACGACGAGGTCGGTGGGGTGGTCCTCCGCGAGCCGCTCGGCGAGACGCGCCTCCTCGCGGAGCATCAGGCGCTGGGCGAACGCAGCGAGGCTCTGGTCTCCCCCGCCCGCGAAGCGCGGCGCGTACGTCAGCCCGTACTGCGGCAGCGAGACCGGTTCCACGTCGCCGCTGTCCTCGCCCGCGACGATCACGTAGCGCAGTGCCGGGCGCGGCGCGGGCGGCTCGACCCGCGTGCCGAGCCGGCTGGTGACGCTGCCCACCCCCATGACGACGAAGAGGCAGGGGCGTTCGTCGAGGGTCCCGGCCGCGTCGTGGCGCCGGGCGCCGTCGACGAAGTGGACGGTCCGCGCCTCCACCCGCCCCGGCGAGAGGGGACGCCACTCGCCCTCGGGCACCTCGAACTCCAGGTCGAGGTGGGCGTCGCCCTCCGCGTCAGGCTCCTGGTCGAACTCGGTGACGGTGTAGAGCGTGTCGGGGTCCCAGGGGTGCAGTCTGAAGCGGCCGGTCACGGCGCCATCCTAGCGCCGCCGCGAGTCCCGGTGACTGATATTTTGAGGCACGCCGCGTTAGCCTGTGGCGATGCGCGTCCTCCACACCGGCGACTGGCACGCGGGCAAGACGCTCTACGGCTTCGACCGCACGCCCGAGATACGCGCCGCGCTCGAGGAGAGCCTGGAGGTCGGGCTGGAGCACGGCGCCCAGGCCGTGCTCGTCGCCGGCGACCTGTTCCACACCCGCAACCCCGGCGCCGAGGCCGAGGAGGCCGTCTACGACTTCTTCCGGCGCGCCGCCCAGGCCGGCCTGCCGGTGGTGGCCGTCGCGGGCAACCACGACAGCCCGCGCCGTCTCGATGCCGTCGCCGGGTTCATGCGCACCAAGGACATCCACATCGTCGGTCGTCCGCGCAAGCCGCGCGAGGGCGGGGTCGTGACCATCGACGTCGCGGGCGAGCGCATGCTCGTCGCCTGCCTGCCCTTCGTGAGCGAGCGCGTGCTGCTCTCCAGCGACGAGCTCTTCGCCGAGGAGGGCGCCTCCGGCCTGGGCACCTACCAGGAGCGGGTCCAGCGGCTCATGCACGCCTACACCCAGGAGTTCCGCAACGACACGATCAACGTGATGCTCATGCACGGCACGATGGACGGCGCGCGACTCTCGGGCAGCGAGTACCAGTTCCACAGCGGGCGCGACTACGCGATCGACCCCAACCACGTGCCCGACTCGGTCTCCTACCTCGC
This genomic window from Trueperaceae bacterium contains:
- a CDS encoding NUDIX domain-containing protein; the encoded protein is MRTRSGVVLLDRDRVCLIQRVRDGRTYFSFPGGGVEPGETPEQAAAREALEELGVEVVLERLVADLHLRGRRQYYYLARIVGGRFGSGQGEEMSSAVDSERGSYTPVWVTLEHARHADVRPRELSRALLSGSLASGRVLRGGRV
- a CDS encoding exonuclease SbcCD subunit D; this translates as MRVLHTGDWHAGKTLYGFDRTPEIRAALEESLEVGLEHGAQAVLVAGDLFHTRNPGAEAEEAVYDFFRRAAQAGLPVVAVAGNHDSPRRLDAVAGFMRTKDIHIVGRPRKPREGGVVTIDVAGERMLVACLPFVSERVLLSSDELFAEEGASGLGTYQERVQRLMHAYTQEFRNDTINVMLMHGTMDGARLSGSEYQFHSGRDYAIDPNHVPDSVSYLAMGHVHMPQAVWGYPEDRARYCGSLVQLDFGEAGDEKRAHVVELKPGVPARTVAAVPLRCGRELRQERLTLAELEARSRELRAFAGHLKLVLRLEKHDPTVRERVRRDLPNARIVQVEVPRTPVEGVARDAAARSLRDNFEAFWREGHDGTLDEAVMRKFDELYAKVDAEEVSA
- a CDS encoding PQQ-binding-like beta-propeller repeat protein, translated to MVIGSGLVLSLAWFALAQTPGLVDDDRLEAAAQEPHNWLTYGGDLGGQRFSTLDQIDRQSVSRLAPAWIYQMGAPGITQTHPLVVDGVLYVTSAGSDVSALDAATGVELWRYDHEMSREVSGERNRGPAVGYGKVYVATEDERVIALDQETGEVVWDVKVPPFDAGRLVPEGAEAPAPMPYNFRWAPLVYDGKVVVTATRFEVNAVDPDLLADAVARGEDPGEAWILANLGRRAFVAALDAETGDEVWRWYTTREGDWTGDFVETAYGGAPLDRDLAAERELSERYGLGWAAGSASPWQIPTVDVERRLLFVSTGNPAPGHIDLMRPGDNLYSNGIAALSLDTGELVWFFQESPHGIYDMTTQNVLFDLQLEGETVPALASCGKSGFCYVLNRETGEVLVQSEPVVRQENMYSRGSAEGTRAAPGGGGGVGVTALSFDPTTGYLYVEAIDEPEVRTATPVPGAPYLLEMTSEGVAGEERGTVTALDLYGGGRTVWQVETDEPVTGGTLATAGGVVFSGESNGTFNAYDSATGELLWSFQVGAPITAPPMTYEVDGRQYVAVASGAAATRSQRGGAVLVSFALPAE
- a CDS encoding ATP-binding protein, producing MNVGIVLANDRSRPLEFWFKLEERARVQLDELVAVDVFNPFNEARPVTVYAVVDDLIDSVEGLTFPGDTELLEQGASYGRRILMAHARVLRFAPDVLRPPRPGAPVRLALGEDLARALYVDRMRDAALPVGVLRNGQPAYVNYDFLSGVAGGHVNISGVSGVATKTSFATWLLYSVLNARRPDGQYVARNRQDVKAVVFNVKGNDLLFLDKPNARCAEDEKAYCEEAGLALASRYDLLGLPAGPFERVACRLPPRPGLAGAERLACQAPAGATATPYAWSLLEFCRQGMLPYLFALDPGSQMVQFLTEEVAERLKRLTAGQEGPHVFLPPGDAGGEWDGEAARGTVEGLEADGRVRIETLDELADHVGELLRAGHWAGSHQLGTVHAFVRRFRGAVRHVRHLVRGDLPPRELERARLDPLASSDMVHVVDIHDLHSVAQAFVVGVVLRDVFEKREAAGRSPGTVYVVLDELNKYAPAQEESPIKETLLDIAERGRSLGVILIGAQQTASEVERRVVSNAAIRVVGRLDMAEAARPEYRFLPSTMQERAGILSPGSMIVHQPDLPVPLLVTFPFPAWATRGSEVARANPDVDSEFDDLIALE